One Dysosmobacter welbionis DNA segment encodes these proteins:
- a CDS encoding ABC transporter permease, protein MMGKVKKVTSNHLFLPLFALALLLVFNAFATPGFFAIEFQNGQFYGRIIDILNRASILVILSMGMTFVIATGGIDISQGSVIAISGAICCSLIGGAGDGTANMPLLPACLIAVLVCALCGVWNGFLVSKLKIQPMVATLILLTAGRGIAMLITKGQNVTVYYEPFTYIGTTIPGSPLPTTIFIAALMVLFVVLIQKKTSVGLFVQAVGINANAARRTGLKVSSIIFMVYVFSGICAGIAGLMESSMIAAADPNNAGLNMEMDAILSVALGGTLLSGGKFYIGGSIIGAITIQTMTTTLYALGVSSEQLPVYKALVVILICLLQSEKFKGVLEKRTAEKAVKQR, encoded by the coding sequence ATGATGGGAAAAGTGAAAAAGGTGACGTCCAACCACCTGTTTCTGCCGCTGTTTGCCCTGGCTCTGCTGCTGGTGTTCAACGCGTTTGCCACCCCCGGCTTTTTTGCCATTGAGTTCCAGAACGGCCAGTTTTACGGGCGCATTATTGACATTCTCAACCGGGCTTCGATCCTGGTGATCTTGTCTATGGGCATGACCTTCGTCATCGCCACCGGGGGCATCGACATCTCCCAGGGTTCTGTCATCGCCATCTCCGGCGCCATCTGCTGCTCCCTGATCGGCGGAGCAGGGGACGGCACCGCCAATATGCCGCTGCTGCCGGCCTGTCTGATCGCCGTGCTGGTCTGCGCCCTGTGCGGCGTGTGGAACGGCTTCCTGGTCTCCAAGCTGAAGATCCAGCCCATGGTGGCCACACTGATCCTGCTGACCGCCGGACGAGGCATCGCCATGCTGATTACCAAGGGGCAGAATGTCACCGTGTACTATGAGCCCTTCACCTACATCGGCACCACCATTCCCGGCAGCCCCCTGCCTACCACCATCTTCATTGCCGCCCTCATGGTGCTGTTTGTGGTTCTGATCCAGAAAAAGACGTCTGTGGGACTGTTCGTCCAGGCGGTGGGCATCAATGCCAACGCCGCCCGGCGCACGGGCCTCAAGGTCTCCTCCATCATCTTTATGGTGTACGTCTTCTCCGGCATCTGCGCCGGCATTGCCGGACTGATGGAATCCTCCATGATCGCGGCGGCGGACCCCAACAACGCCGGCCTCAACATGGAGATGGACGCCATCTTGTCCGTGGCCCTGGGCGGAACGCTTCTCAGCGGCGGCAAATTCTACATCGGCGGCTCCATCATCGGCGCCATCACCATCCAGACGATGACCACCACGCTGTACGCGCTGGGCGTCTCCTCGGAGCAGCTGCCGGTATACAAGGCCCTTGTGGTCATTTTGATCTGCCTCCTCCAGTCCGAAAAATTCAAGGGTGTTCTGGAGAAGCGCACAGCAGAAAAGGCGGTGAAGCAGAGATGA
- the yjfF gene encoding galactofuranose ABC transporter, permease protein YjfF: MKQKSSLKDRLVGSRYFSFGITLSLFVLLYVVGMMNYRGFMKPQVFCNLLIDNAALIIATIGITFVLLIGGIDISIGSVVALTCMSSAQMLQNTGLPAPAVILIVLAMGAVFGLVQGWLITEFNMQPFIVTLAGQFFARGMTAIISRETIVIDNPVYTSLASARIYVLPGGFISVGVVIALVTLVAATLVLKFTRFGRNIYALGGNEMSAQLMGLPTKRTKILAYVVCGFCSALAGVVYSLIMLSGYPLHAVSMEMDAIASSVIGGTLMSGGVAFLPGTLLGVLIQGVIQTFITFQGTLSAWWTRIIIALLLCLFIVIQAVVSRSRQRLNSEH; this comes from the coding sequence ATGAAGCAGAAGAGCAGCCTGAAAGACCGCCTGGTCGGTTCCCGGTATTTTTCCTTCGGCATCACCCTGAGCCTGTTCGTGCTGCTGTATGTGGTCGGCATGATGAACTACCGGGGCTTCATGAAGCCCCAGGTGTTCTGCAACCTGCTGATCGACAATGCGGCCCTGATTATTGCCACCATCGGCATCACCTTTGTCCTGCTGATCGGCGGGATTGACATCTCCATCGGCTCTGTGGTGGCGCTGACCTGTATGTCGTCGGCGCAGATGCTGCAGAACACGGGCCTGCCCGCGCCCGCCGTCATCCTGATCGTGCTGGCCATGGGGGCTGTGTTCGGCCTGGTCCAGGGCTGGCTGATTACGGAATTCAACATGCAGCCCTTCATTGTCACGCTGGCGGGGCAGTTCTTCGCCCGCGGCATGACGGCGATCATCTCCCGGGAGACGATTGTTATTGACAATCCCGTGTACACCTCGCTGGCGTCCGCACGGATCTATGTCCTGCCCGGCGGATTCATCTCCGTGGGCGTGGTGATCGCGCTGGTGACGCTGGTTGCGGCCACATTGGTGCTGAAGTTCACCCGATTCGGCCGGAACATCTACGCGCTGGGCGGAAATGAGATGTCTGCGCAGCTGATGGGCCTTCCCACCAAACGGACGAAAATCCTCGCCTACGTGGTGTGCGGCTTCTGCTCGGCGCTGGCCGGTGTGGTCTACTCCCTCATCATGCTCTCCGGGTATCCCCTCCACGCCGTCAGCATGGAGATGGACGCCATCGCCTCCTCCGTGATCGGCGGCACGCTGATGTCCGGCGGCGTGGCCTTCCTGCCAGGCACCCTTCTCGGCGTGCTGATCCAGGGTGTGATCCAAACCTTCATCACCTTCCAGGGGACGCTCTCCGCCTGGTGGACGCGCATCATCATCGCCCTGCTGCTGTGCCTGTTCATTGTGATCCAGGCGGTGGTCAGCCGCAGCCGGCAGCGCCTCAACTCTGAGCACTGA
- a CDS encoding AEC family transporter, with the protein MDALLIKTGGLLLIVALGYLLKRRGVFQQGDARLLSRIIVNLTLPGALLSSFSAFRLVPSLLAVLAAAAAANVLLLAVSALVTRGRPGPVRALYLLNAPSYNIGTFVLPFVQSFLPPDMLLAVSMFDAGNSPFNCGGAYALTAALTGGERLTVRSVLGRMLRSVPFDTFLVILLLGLLGLRLPQPVYTVAGMFGQANAFLAMLMIGLLLEPRIPQESRSDVLRVVLLRYGFGLAASAVCWMLPLPAGIRQVLALSLLAPVPSVSLAYCERCGCDSGAVGAIHSLCIPISLAFTLLVCLM; encoded by the coding sequence ATGGACGCTTTACTCATCAAAACCGGCGGGCTGCTGCTGATCGTGGCGCTGGGATACCTTCTCAAGAGACGGGGCGTCTTTCAGCAGGGCGATGCCCGTCTGCTGTCCAGGATCATCGTCAACCTGACGCTGCCGGGGGCTCTCCTCTCCAGCTTCAGCGCGTTCAGGCTGGTTCCGTCCCTGCTGGCGGTTCTCGCCGCGGCAGCAGCCGCCAATGTCCTGCTGCTGGCTGTCTCCGCCCTGGTGACCCGGGGGCGGCCGGGGCCCGTCCGGGCGCTCTACCTGCTCAACGCCCCCAGCTACAACATCGGCACCTTTGTCCTGCCCTTTGTGCAGAGCTTTCTGCCGCCGGACATGCTGCTGGCCGTCTCCATGTTTGACGCGGGCAACAGCCCCTTCAACTGCGGCGGCGCCTATGCACTGACGGCCGCCCTCACCGGCGGGGAGCGCCTGACGGTCCGCTCCGTTCTGGGCAGAATGCTCCGCTCCGTGCCCTTCGACACCTTTTTGGTCATTCTGCTCCTGGGGCTGCTCGGCCTGCGCCTGCCGCAGCCGGTTTACACCGTGGCGGGGATGTTCGGCCAGGCCAACGCCTTTCTGGCGATGCTGATGATCGGATTGCTGCTGGAGCCGCGGATTCCGCAGGAGAGCCGGTCCGACGTTCTGCGGGTGGTTCTGCTGCGCTACGGATTCGGCCTGGCGGCCTCCGCCGTCTGCTGGATGCTGCCGCTGCCTGCCGGGATCCGGCAGGTGCTGGCGCTGAGCCTTCTGGCGCCGGTGCCCTCTGTCTCCCTGGCCTACTGTGAGCGGTGCGGCTGTGATTCCGGCGCCGTGGGGGCGATCCACTCCCTCTGCATCCCCATCAGCCTGGCCTTTACGCTGCTGGTGTGCCTGATGTGA
- a CDS encoding S-layer homology domain-containing protein, producing the protein MTNTFAGYITYCSQQGIISGYADGTFRPTGTLSGNAFMKMLLGALGYDSSIEGYTGPNWTVSVIKQAVGIGLDDGNDEFVGSKAVTRQEAALYAFNMLQATMVEYDQQNTIVVGDITINTTSSRKDVVNNDKNESISEDNKMQFAERYFDDLKLSDGTDDFARPANVWRLKAEKIGTYAKEADASYTAKVAVDDIYADLDLGSSVDKKDVTVYEDGAELKDKAVDITKNDDDTEFGANGVLTEVFYDDDDDTVVITMVNTYVGTINRSVAAKGNKDAYVEIAVEDVKPDGVNGIQDFETVEEFEDDAYVLYTYSQSADEVKSVALAEQVSGTVTRAENNAKDEDERKALTIDGTRYTASKNIAGEDIGNVSVDEDYDVYLDAYGYLIYVEEVDEIGDYALLMNTQDKGDFSNNRALLVFADGTEKVVDTTENYKNGDDKIDNGTIVTYRVDEDGDYTLKAVKATLTSENIPTDTDIGDYTSNNTDFSMENDKATVTLYSGKTVTTNSSTVFVVYNDTSDDYTVYTGIKNAPSIDGSTTKVESYAYCKSGKMATIMFIFVQDGSAIEDDSNTTLFLAKESVSNLIHDKDGDYFEYQAIVNGEVQTVKVDENQGKNLNGMYKNYSVDKYGIITKVSTNGDHGYVSFIDGEGDSGKEYLTGAGIDKISADYTVLLDTANHKDDTNYTITVADDAKIFYVDEDGNIETSSYRAIAKDSNDKVYAVVDEYLVEFLVIEEVDDKSSGDDKPELSKDIEVRDVSLGSTTTIEYYREAGKITLSEDDIIAILQDKGCTDISVEDVSGTAKWTYTKPNGGTVKNATVTATQVYVVNLKLDADVQALVDAKTISVEIAEGSEYVAAKGQVKIVLTHNTSTFGSTFNANSTDGSKVPVTASGIGDATGNKTQTITINNVGAIATDITVTVSK; encoded by the coding sequence GTGACCAACACCTTCGCGGGCTACATCACCTACTGCTCTCAGCAGGGTATCATCAGCGGCTACGCTGACGGCACCTTCCGTCCCACCGGCACCCTGAGCGGCAACGCGTTCATGAAGATGCTGCTGGGCGCTCTGGGCTATGACAGCTCCATCGAGGGCTACACCGGCCCCAACTGGACCGTGTCCGTCATCAAGCAGGCCGTGGGCATTGGCCTGGACGACGGCAACGACGAGTTCGTTGGCTCCAAGGCCGTGACCCGCCAGGAGGCTGCCCTGTATGCGTTCAACATGCTGCAGGCCACCATGGTGGAGTATGACCAGCAGAACACCATCGTTGTGGGTGACATCACCATCAACACCACTTCCAGCCGGAAGGATGTTGTCAACAACGACAAGAACGAGAGCATCAGCGAGGACAACAAGATGCAGTTCGCCGAGCGTTACTTCGACGATCTGAAGCTGTCCGACGGCACGGATGATTTCGCCCGTCCCGCCAACGTGTGGCGTCTGAAGGCCGAGAAGATCGGCACCTACGCCAAGGAGGCTGACGCTTCTTACACCGCCAAGGTCGCCGTGGACGATATCTATGCCGACCTGGACCTGGGCAGCAGCGTGGACAAGAAGGACGTCACCGTCTATGAGGACGGCGCTGAGCTGAAGGACAAGGCTGTTGACATCACCAAGAACGACGACGACACCGAGTTCGGCGCCAACGGCGTTCTGACCGAGGTCTTCTATGATGATGACGACGACACCGTCGTGATCACTATGGTGAACACCTATGTGGGCACCATCAACCGTTCCGTGGCTGCCAAGGGCAACAAGGACGCCTATGTGGAGATCGCTGTTGAGGATGTGAAGCCCGACGGTGTGAACGGCATTCAGGACTTTGAGACCGTCGAAGAGTTCGAGGATGACGCCTATGTCCTGTACACCTACTCTCAGTCTGCCGACGAGGTCAAGTCCGTGGCTCTGGCTGAGCAGGTCTCCGGCACCGTGACCCGGGCTGAGAACAATGCCAAGGACGAGGACGAGCGCAAGGCTCTGACCATTGACGGCACCCGTTACACCGCTTCCAAGAACATCGCCGGCGAGGACATTGGCAATGTCAGCGTGGACGAGGACTATGATGTCTATCTGGACGCCTATGGCTACCTGATCTATGTCGAGGAAGTTGACGAGATTGGCGACTATGCCCTGCTGATGAATACGCAGGACAAGGGTGACTTCTCCAACAACCGCGCTCTGCTGGTCTTTGCCGACGGCACGGAAAAGGTTGTTGACACCACCGAAAACTACAAGAACGGCGACGATAAGATTGATAACGGCACCATCGTCACTTATCGCGTGGACGAGGACGGCGACTACACCCTGAAGGCTGTCAAGGCAACTCTCACCAGCGAGAACATCCCCACTGATACTGATATCGGTGATTACACAAGTAACAACACCGACTTCTCCATGGAGAACGACAAGGCCACTGTCACACTTTATAGCGGCAAGACCGTGACCACCAACAGCAGCACTGTGTTCGTGGTGTACAACGACACCAGCGATGATTACACGGTCTACACCGGCATCAAGAACGCTCCCAGCATCGACGGCAGCACGACCAAGGTTGAGTCTTATGCCTACTGCAAGAGCGGCAAGATGGCCACCATCATGTTCATCTTCGTTCAGGACGGCTCTGCCATCGAGGACGACAGCAACACCACCCTGTTCCTGGCCAAGGAGTCTGTCTCCAACCTGATCCACGACAAGGACGGCGACTACTTCGAGTATCAGGCCATCGTCAACGGCGAGGTCCAGACCGTCAAGGTGGACGAGAACCAGGGCAAGAACCTCAACGGCATGTACAAGAACTACTCCGTTGACAAGTATGGTATCATTACCAAGGTCTCTACCAACGGCGATCACGGCTATGTGTCCTTCATCGATGGCGAGGGTGACTCCGGCAAGGAGTACCTGACCGGCGCTGGCATTGACAAGATCTCCGCCGACTACACGGTCCTGCTGGATACTGCGAACCACAAGGATGACACCAACTACACCATCACCGTGGCCGACGACGCCAAGATCTTCTATGTGGACGAGGATGGCAATATTGAGACCAGTTCTTATCGCGCCATCGCCAAGGACAGCAACGACAAGGTCTATGCTGTTGTGGACGAGTACCTGGTCGAGTTCCTGGTGATCGAGGAAGTCGATGACAAGTCCTCTGGCGACGATAAGCCTGAGCTGAGCAAGGATATCGAGGTCCGTGATGTGTCCCTGGGCTCCACCACCACCATCGAGTACTACCGTGAGGCCGGCAAGATCACTCTGAGTGAGGATGACATCATCGCCATCCTGCAGGACAAGGGCTGCACCGATATCTCCGTTGAGGATGTTAGCGGCACTGCAAAGTGGACTTACACCAAGCCCAATGGCGGCACCGTGAAGAACGCCACCGTGACGGCCACCCAGGTTTATGTTGTCAACCTGAAGCTGGACGCTGATGTCCAGGCTCTGGTTGATGCTAAAACCATCAGTGTGGAAATTGCAGAGGGTTCTGAGTATGTTGCGGCGAAGGGTCAGGTTAAGATCGTTCTGACTCACAACACCAGCACCTTCGGCAGCACGTTCAATGCTAACAGCACTGACGGTTCCAAGGTCCCTGTCACTGCTAGCGGAATTGGTGATGCTACCGGAAACAAGACCCAGACCATCACAATCAACAATGTCGGCGCAATTGCCACCGATATCACCGTGACCGTTTCCAAGTAA
- a CDS encoding S-layer homology domain-containing protein, whose product MKKFLSLVLALVMTMSLVTVSAGAKDFTDDSEITYKEAVDVISALGVVDGYSGGDFRPDDVLTRGAAAKIICNLILGPTTASALSAGTAPSRMFP is encoded by the coding sequence ATGAAGAAGTTCCTTTCTCTGGTGCTTGCTCTGGTGATGACCATGTCTCTGGTCACCGTCAGCGCCGGCGCCAAGGACTTCACGGACGACAGCGAGATCACCTACAAGGAAGCTGTGGATGTGATCTCTGCTCTGGGCGTTGTCGACGGTTATTCCGGCGGCGACTTCCGTCCCGATGATGTCCTGACCCGCGGTGCGGCCGCCAAGATCATCTGCAACCTGATCCTGGGCCCCACCACTGCCTCCGCTCTGAGCGCAGGCACCGCCCCTTCAAGGATGTTCCCGTGA
- a CDS encoding DeoR family transcriptional regulator, with the protein MQSYTLNRPDGALLCRVLEQHTNDAAGAILRLAWMAGLMRDEIQHLTWAQVDLLGEQLLLPDRAVPLAPELAAWLEALRRERNGSSERVVLSDRDQQPLAAQSISRLARAALDAGDLKAVRLIDLRHDYVLRQLERHDWQYVSRITGLEAAAMNVHFAAYLTEKKVSTRIRRKAAPQIDEFALWKLLQAEQDTPAGAALWLTWQLGLQVEEIASLRWDQVDLQKERLILPDRQVRLTSGVLSILQKLRKAAPPEAEWVLMSPRSRRPYERTRLSKLVRAALVQGGLDDLSLRDLRLDYDIRVGGENQVLDVVRRQGSITRNEVMALLRVSKNTAYNRLRQMVARGKLTKVGNRYYLPSTVVPPEDQEQAILAYLSEAGFAYRQDIARVLRIGPRQCWPILQRMLAEHQIAKDGQKYILLQKEA; encoded by the coding sequence ATGCAGAGTTACACGCTCAACCGCCCCGATGGAGCCTTGCTTTGCCGGGTGCTGGAACAGCATACAAATGATGCCGCGGGAGCCATCCTGCGGCTGGCGTGGATGGCCGGTCTGATGCGGGACGAAATCCAGCACCTCACCTGGGCTCAGGTGGATCTGCTGGGCGAACAGCTCCTGCTGCCGGACCGGGCGGTCCCGCTGGCCCCGGAGCTGGCCGCCTGGCTGGAGGCCCTGCGCCGGGAGCGGAACGGCAGCAGCGAACGGGTGGTGCTGTCGGACCGGGACCAGCAGCCCCTGGCGGCCCAGTCCATCTCCCGCCTGGCCCGCGCCGCGCTGGACGCCGGGGACCTGAAGGCCGTCCGCCTGATCGACCTGCGCCACGACTACGTTCTGCGGCAGCTGGAACGTCACGACTGGCAGTACGTCTCCCGGATCACCGGGCTGGAGGCCGCCGCCATGAACGTCCACTTCGCGGCCTACCTGACGGAGAAGAAGGTCTCCACCCGCATCCGCCGGAAGGCAGCGCCGCAGATCGACGAGTTCGCCCTCTGGAAGCTGCTGCAGGCGGAACAGGACACCCCCGCCGGGGCGGCCCTGTGGCTCACCTGGCAGCTGGGGCTCCAGGTGGAGGAGATCGCGTCGCTGCGGTGGGACCAGGTGGACCTGCAGAAGGAGCGGCTTATCCTGCCGGACCGGCAAGTCCGCCTGACCAGCGGCGTCCTGTCCATTCTCCAGAAGCTGCGCAAGGCGGCGCCGCCAGAGGCGGAGTGGGTCCTGATGTCCCCCCGCAGCCGCCGCCCCTATGAGCGCACCCGCCTGTCCAAGCTGGTGCGGGCGGCGCTGGTGCAGGGCGGGCTGGACGATCTCTCCCTGCGGGACCTGCGCCTGGACTACGACATCCGGGTGGGCGGCGAGAACCAGGTGCTGGACGTTGTCCGGCGCCAGGGCTCCATCACCCGGAATGAGGTGATGGCCCTTCTGCGGGTCTCCAAGAACACGGCCTACAACCGGCTTCGGCAGATGGTGGCCCGGGGAAAGCTGACCAAAGTGGGAAACCGCTATTACCTGCCCAGCACGGTGGTGCCGCCGGAGGACCAGGAGCAGGCGATCCTGGCGTACCTGTCGGAAGCGGGGTTTGCCTACCGCCAGGACATTGCCCGGGTGCTGCGAATCGGCCCCCGCCAGTGCTGGCCCATTCTCCAGCGGATGCTGGCGGAGCACCAGATCGCCAAGGACGGGCAGAAATACATCCTCTTGCAGAAGGAGGCGTGA
- a CDS encoding helix-turn-helix domain-containing protein, whose protein sequence is MTKQERVAMGHRLRQQRTLLGLTREEFAELADISAGYYGQIEVGTSQMSIDTLIKLSKTSQLSMEYILLGEEIQPDADLTAIEALLARCTPREVRLAEKVLRLFLLRGDA, encoded by the coding sequence ATGACAAAACAGGAGCGAGTCGCCATGGGGCACCGGCTGCGGCAGCAGAGGACCCTTCTGGGCCTCACCCGGGAGGAGTTTGCCGAGCTGGCGGATATCAGCGCCGGCTATTACGGCCAGATCGAGGTGGGGACCTCGCAGATGTCCATTGACACGCTGATTAAATTATCGAAGACGTCGCAGCTCTCAATGGAGTATATCCTTTTGGGAGAGGAGATTCAGCCCGATGCAGATCTGACCGCCATAGAGGCCCTGCTGGCCCGGTGCACGCCCCGGGAGGTCCGGCTGGCTGAGAAGGTCCTCCGGCTGTTTCTGCTGCGGGGAGACGCATAG
- a CDS encoding TerD family protein, giving the protein MELQKGQKCKLADLTGSGQLRISVTVSLPGSEADVTCFGVDGAGKLSDDRYFIFYNQTSSPEGAVSMHQSGESTVFSVDLNRLPGFLQRLVVTVAAESGTMQALARGLLTLEGELDRAAYVFTGAGYQQEKALILCEVYRKDGIWRFSVVDSGFNGGLSALLAHFGGEEVKPDPPTPAPAPPEPKVNLSKISLKKSGESHKIDLTKNRRRIHVNLNWDQRRGLFSRGIDLDLACMYRLKDGRQGVIQALGNSFGAADQPPYIKLDKDDRSGASANGENMDFFRPELIDFAVVFAFIYEGVPNWRSTNARVVLSQQGAPDIEVQIDNPNSNERFCVLASLTGRDGGLEVRREDLFFNSHRAVDAHYHFGFRWVAGHK; this is encoded by the coding sequence ATGGAACTGCAGAAGGGACAGAAGTGCAAACTGGCGGACCTGACCGGAAGCGGACAGCTGCGAATCTCCGTGACGGTGTCCCTGCCGGGGAGCGAGGCGGACGTGACCTGCTTCGGCGTGGACGGAGCGGGGAAGTTGTCCGACGACCGTTATTTTATTTTTTACAACCAGACCAGTTCGCCGGAGGGCGCCGTCTCCATGCACCAGTCCGGGGAGTCCACGGTATTCTCGGTGGACCTGAACCGCCTTCCGGGCTTCCTGCAGAGGCTGGTGGTGACGGTGGCGGCGGAGAGCGGCACCATGCAGGCGCTGGCCCGGGGACTCCTGACGCTGGAAGGAGAGTTGGACCGGGCGGCCTATGTCTTCACCGGTGCGGGGTATCAACAGGAGAAGGCCCTGATTCTCTGCGAGGTGTACCGCAAGGATGGGATTTGGCGCTTTTCCGTGGTGGACAGCGGCTTCAACGGGGGACTCTCCGCCCTGCTGGCCCACTTCGGCGGGGAGGAGGTCAAGCCTGACCCGCCGACCCCGGCACCCGCTCCGCCGGAGCCGAAGGTGAATCTCTCCAAAATCAGCCTGAAGAAGAGCGGAGAGAGCCACAAGATCGACCTGACGAAAAACCGTCGGCGCATCCACGTGAACCTGAACTGGGACCAGCGGCGGGGCCTGTTCAGCCGGGGCATCGACCTGGATCTGGCCTGTATGTACCGGCTGAAGGACGGGCGGCAGGGGGTCATCCAGGCCCTGGGCAACAGCTTCGGTGCCGCCGATCAGCCCCCCTACATCAAGCTGGACAAGGACGACCGCTCCGGCGCCAGCGCCAACGGCGAAAACATGGACTTCTTCCGGCCGGAGCTGATCGACTTCGCCGTGGTTTTCGCCTTCATCTATGAGGGCGTGCCCAACTGGCGGTCCACCAACGCCCGGGTGGTGTTGAGCCAGCAGGGGGCGCCGGATATTGAGGTCCAGATCGACAACCCCAACAGCAACGAACGGTTCTGCGTCCTGGCCAGCCTCACCGGCCGGGACGGCGGGCTGGAGGTCCGGCGGGAGGACTTGTTTTTCAACAGCCACCGGGCTGTGGACGCCCATTACCACTTCGGCTTCCGCTGGGTGGCGGGCCACAAATAA
- a CDS encoding VWA domain-containing protein, with product MLDLQRGQKISIQTVCRTWTLEVELRHQGPLAVDVSCFGLDSAGRLSDERYFLFYNQRRSPEGAMALSEGASGGTARFQVDLAALPDHIQRLSFTAAIDGGRTLRELEQGSIGLWVRGEEMARYAYAGNEFSGERAIVAGELYRKNGDWKFSAVGRGFNGGLRALVESFGGVVSDPVPPPPPPVRTAVSARTTRQPAAPAGGPPPSVGDILRSLPPHVCTRMEGLARRCQGDLDFLAPLYKASFAALAQVPRAAERDLQTVLCADASGSMFDLYRGGRVQQMFDKFFALSSTLSDSGALDCWAFAAKSRQLEPVTLDNIRDYTFSQAGGYERWMSMLNYQYNNEPEAMRDIMMIYGGLRRPILVLFLTDGRLQSDWEIEEILIKTSRFPVFWQFIGLYGEEYGVLNHLDEIDGRHTQNAAFLKMEDFDDFMDSGFYRTIFANTAAWLEELDRKQMLP from the coding sequence ATGTTGGATTTGCAGCGGGGACAGAAGATCTCCATTCAAACCGTCTGCCGGACCTGGACCCTGGAGGTGGAGCTGCGGCATCAGGGGCCCCTGGCGGTCGACGTGTCCTGCTTTGGCCTGGACAGCGCAGGCCGCCTCTCCGACGAGCGGTATTTTCTTTTCTATAACCAGCGGCGCTCGCCGGAAGGGGCCATGGCCCTCTCTGAGGGAGCATCCGGCGGAACGGCCCGATTCCAGGTGGATCTGGCGGCCCTGCCGGACCATATCCAGCGGCTCTCCTTCACTGCCGCCATTGACGGCGGCCGCACCCTGCGGGAGCTGGAACAGGGCAGCATCGGTCTGTGGGTCAGAGGGGAGGAGATGGCCCGGTATGCCTACGCGGGGAACGAGTTCTCCGGGGAGCGAGCCATCGTGGCCGGCGAGCTCTACCGGAAAAACGGGGACTGGAAGTTCAGCGCCGTGGGCCGGGGCTTCAACGGCGGCCTCCGGGCCCTGGTGGAGAGCTTCGGCGGCGTGGTGTCAGACCCGGTCCCGCCGCCTCCGCCGCCTGTCCGGACAGCTGTGTCTGCCCGGACAACCCGGCAGCCGGCCGCGCCCGCCGGCGGTCCGCCTCCTTCCGTGGGGGACATCCTGCGCTCCCTGCCGCCCCATGTCTGCACCCGCATGGAGGGGCTGGCCCGCCGCTGCCAAGGGGACCTGGACTTCCTGGCGCCGTTGTACAAAGCCTCCTTTGCAGCACTGGCCCAGGTGCCCCGGGCAGCGGAGAGGGACCTTCAGACGGTCCTGTGCGCCGATGCCTCCGGCTCCATGTTCGACCTGTACCGCGGGGGCCGGGTCCAGCAGATGTTCGACAAGTTCTTCGCCCTGTCCTCCACCCTGTCAGACAGCGGCGCCCTGGACTGCTGGGCCTTTGCTGCGAAGAGCCGCCAGCTGGAGCCGGTGACGCTGGATAACATCCGGGACTACACCTTCTCTCAGGCCGGCGGATACGAGCGGTGGATGAGCATGCTCAACTACCAGTACAACAACGAGCCGGAGGCCATGCGGGACATCATGATGATCTACGGCGGCCTGCGCAGGCCCATTCTGGTGCTGTTCCTGACGGATGGCCGGTTGCAGTCCGACTGGGAGATCGAGGAGATCCTCATCAAGACCTCCCGTTTCCCCGTGTTCTGGCAGTTCATCGGCCTCTATGGCGAAGAGTACGGCGTGCTGAATCACCTGGATGAGATCGACGGCCGCCACACCCAGAACGCCGCCTTTTTGAAGATGGAGGATTTCGACGATTTCATGGACAGCGGCTTTTACCGGACCATTTTCGCAAACACGGCCGCTTGGCTGGAGGAGCTGGACCGGAAGCAGATGCTGCCGTAG
- a CDS encoding HPr family phosphocarrier protein: MLCTREVTVQVPDGLHHQTAARFIQTANRFTSVVRVVYGDNNVNAKSLLGVLSLSIGAGTRITITADGADAGEALDALEQCLAGA, translated from the coding sequence ATGCTGTGCACGAGAGAAGTCACGGTCCAGGTCCCTGACGGCCTGCACCATCAGACGGCGGCCCGGTTCATCCAGACTGCCAACCGCTTTACCAGCGTTGTCCGCGTCGTATACGGCGACAACAACGTCAATGCCAAAAGCCTGCTGGGTGTGCTCTCCCTGTCCATCGGAGCGGGGACGCGGATCACGATCACCGCAGACGGAGCGGATGCCGGAGAGGCGCTGGATGCGCTGGAGCAGTGCCTTGCCGGGGCGTGA